A single region of the Nocardioides sp. W7 genome encodes:
- a CDS encoding TMEM165/GDT1 family protein, giving the protein MEAFLISTVVIFVAELGDKSQLMAMTFAARYRVRDVIIGITVATAVVHLASVAIGYWIGDAFAGSQDVINLVAGLAFLGFALWTLRGDELTEDEAEKARKSKGAAILAVGLAFFLAELGDKTMLATITLATHEGWFGTWVGSTVGMVAADALAIVVGAVLGRRLPEKAIKYGAAAAFAVFGLLLIAQGLR; this is encoded by the coding sequence GTGGAAGCCTTCCTGATCAGCACCGTCGTCATCTTCGTGGCGGAGCTCGGCGACAAGTCCCAGCTGATGGCGATGACCTTCGCGGCGCGCTACCGGGTGCGCGACGTCATCATCGGCATCACCGTCGCCACCGCCGTCGTCCACCTGGCCTCGGTGGCGATCGGCTACTGGATCGGCGACGCGTTCGCCGGCAGCCAGGACGTCATCAACCTCGTCGCCGGCCTCGCCTTCCTCGGCTTCGCGCTGTGGACCCTGCGCGGCGACGAGCTCACCGAGGACGAGGCCGAGAAGGCCCGCAAGAGCAAGGGGGCCGCCATCCTCGCGGTCGGCCTCGCGTTCTTCCTGGCCGAGCTGGGCGACAAGACGATGCTCGCCACCATCACCCTGGCCACCCACGAGGGCTGGTTCGGCACCTGGGTCGGCAGCACCGTCGGCATGGTCGCCGCCGACGCCCTCGCGATCGTGGTCGGCGCCGTCCTCGGCCGCCGCCTGCCCGAGAAGGCGATCAAGTACGGCGCCG
- a CDS encoding S-methyl-5'-thioadenosine phosphorylase, protein MSGPVAEVAVIGGTGFYSFLGTDGEAVEEVTVETPYGAPSAPIALGTVAGRRVAFLPRHGRHHELPPHRINYRANLWALRSLGVRQVLGPCAVGGLREEVAPGDVVVPDQLVDRTWGRTQTYVETGAVHLPFADPYCPRVSAAVAAADPTVALGGTMVVIEGPRFSTRAESRHYGDQGWTLINMTGHPEAVLARELRMCYSAIALVTDMDAGVETGAGVGQEEIFALFRENLARLTGLLTDTIGALPDPTGCTCSGWADGLRLTYEIPGPV, encoded by the coding sequence ATGAGCGGACCTGTGGCGGAGGTCGCCGTGATCGGCGGCACCGGCTTCTACTCCTTCCTCGGCACCGATGGTGAGGCAGTCGAGGAGGTCACGGTCGAGACGCCGTACGGCGCCCCGTCCGCGCCGATCGCCCTCGGCACCGTCGCGGGCCGGCGGGTGGCGTTCCTGCCGCGGCACGGCCGGCACCACGAGCTCCCACCGCACCGGATCAACTACCGCGCCAACCTGTGGGCGCTGCGCTCCCTGGGGGTGCGCCAGGTGCTCGGGCCGTGTGCGGTCGGCGGCCTGCGCGAGGAGGTGGCGCCCGGCGACGTCGTCGTACCCGACCAGCTGGTCGACCGCACCTGGGGGCGGACCCAGACCTACGTCGAGACCGGCGCGGTGCACCTGCCCTTCGCCGATCCCTACTGTCCCCGGGTCTCGGCCGCGGTGGCGGCCGCGGACCCGACGGTCGCGCTCGGCGGGACGATGGTCGTCATCGAGGGCCCACGCTTCTCCACCCGGGCCGAGTCGCGGCACTACGGCGACCAGGGCTGGACGCTGATCAACATGACCGGCCACCCCGAGGCGGTCCTCGCCCGCGAGCTGCGGATGTGCTACTCCGCGATCGCGCTGGTCACCGACATGGACGCCGGCGTCGAGACCGGCGCCGGCGTCGGCCAGGAGGAGATCTTCGCGCTGTTCCGCGAGAACCTAGCCCGGCTCACCGGGCTGCTCACCGACACCATCGGCGCGCTGCCCGACCCGACGGGCTGCACCTGCTCCGGTTGGGCCGACGGCCTCCGGCTCACCTACGAGATCCCAGGACCCGTCTAG
- a CDS encoding NUDIX domain-containing protein encodes MSSHPAPIVVAGVCLRDDAGRVLSVRKAGTSRFMLPGGKLEPGETPAQAAVREVREEVGLDLAEVRLLGEFTSDTANEPGFVLESTVFTADLTGTPSASAEIAELRWIEPDATDADLAPLLRDHVLPALAARES; translated from the coding sequence GTGTCCTCCCATCCCGCTCCCATCGTGGTCGCCGGTGTCTGCCTCCGTGACGACGCCGGGCGGGTGCTGAGCGTCCGCAAGGCGGGCACCAGCCGGTTCATGCTCCCGGGCGGCAAGCTCGAACCGGGGGAGACACCGGCCCAGGCCGCGGTCCGCGAGGTCCGCGAGGAGGTCGGCCTCGACCTGGCCGAGGTGCGGCTGCTCGGCGAGTTCACCTCGGACACCGCCAACGAACCCGGCTTCGTCCTCGAGTCGACCGTGTTCACCGCCGACCTCACCGGCACGCCGAGCGCCTCGGCGGAGATCGCCGAGCTGCGCTGGATCGAGCCGGACGCGACCGACGCCGACCTCGCGCCGCTGCTGCGCGATCACGTGCTGCCCGCGCTCGCGGCTCGGGAAAGTTAA
- the cobT gene encoding nicotinate-nucleotide--dimethylbenzimidazole phosphoribosyltransferase — MLRSPSPIVRAEAERRLGALATPGGALGRLGDLAVWVASAQGVVPPRELEHVRLVIFAGDHGVASYGVSAYPPAITPAMVRTFLAGRAGVSALARAHGVHVRVLDLGVDDDLAGVPADVTAHKVRRGSGAIHREDALTADETRQALEAGASVAAEEIAAGAQLLLSGDMGIGNTTPAAALVAAGLGLPASEVVGRGTGVDEAGLTRKTVVLEQALHRAGDRTQDPVDTLTALGSADLAATTGYLLEAARSGVPVLLDGLMSVACALTADRIEPGAAAWFAAGHRSTEPAQSLALDKLGLEPVLDLGLRLGEGSGAVAAVPVLRSAVALLRDVALLSEL, encoded by the coding sequence ATGCTGCGGAGCCCGTCGCCGATCGTCCGAGCCGAGGCCGAGCGCCGGCTCGGGGCCCTCGCCACGCCGGGGGGAGCGCTCGGCCGACTCGGTGATCTCGCGGTCTGGGTCGCCTCCGCGCAGGGGGTCGTCCCGCCGCGCGAGCTGGAGCACGTCCGCCTGGTGATCTTCGCCGGCGACCACGGCGTGGCGTCGTACGGCGTCTCGGCGTACCCGCCGGCCATCACCCCCGCGATGGTCCGCACCTTCCTCGCCGGTCGGGCCGGCGTGAGCGCCCTGGCCCGCGCCCACGGCGTGCACGTGCGGGTCCTCGACCTGGGCGTCGACGACGACCTGGCGGGAGTGCCGGCCGACGTCACCGCCCACAAGGTACGACGGGGCTCCGGGGCCATCCACCGCGAGGACGCCCTCACCGCGGACGAGACCCGGCAGGCCCTCGAGGCCGGCGCGAGTGTCGCGGCGGAGGAGATCGCCGCGGGAGCGCAGCTGCTGCTGAGCGGCGACATGGGAATCGGCAACACCACCCCGGCGGCGGCCCTGGTCGCGGCCGGTCTCGGCCTGCCCGCCAGCGAGGTCGTCGGCCGCGGCACCGGCGTCGACGAGGCCGGGCTGACCCGCAAGACCGTGGTCCTGGAGCAGGCCCTGCACCGCGCCGGCGACCGCACCCAGGACCCGGTCGACACCCTCACCGCCCTGGGCAGCGCCGACCTGGCCGCGACGACCGGCTACCTGCTCGAGGCGGCCCGCAGCGGCGTCCCCGTCCTCCTGGACGGTCTGATGTCGGTGGCCTGCGCCCTGACGGCCGACCGGATCGAGCCCGGCGCAGCGGCCTGGTTCGCCGCCGGCCACCGCTCGACCGAGCCCGCCCAGTCGCTCGCGCTCGACAAGCTCGGCCTGGAGCCGGTCCTCGACCTCGGGCTCCGGCTCGGCGAGGGCTCCGGGGCCGTCGCGGCGGTGCCGGTGCTGCGCTCGGCCGTCGCCCTGCTGCGTGACGTGGCGCTGCTCAGCGAGCTGTGA
- a CDS encoding adenosylcobinamide-GDP ribazoletransferase has translation MSDAWRLAVGTLTALPIGAPTRVDRAVARRALLLAPIAVLPLGALVTAVLLLGDLAELPPLAVAFVAVGALAAGSRALHWDGLSDVADGLTASYDAERSLAVMKSGTSGPAGVVATVVVLGVQVAALAPLGTSTRGALVAGALVCLSRCALWIVCCSVVPPARADGLGVSFARTVPVPVAAVGGLLLSVAGGLAVVLLVRRAVRRFGGVTGDVFGAAIEVALAVTLLGWCWV, from the coding sequence GTGAGCGACGCCTGGCGTCTGGCCGTCGGCACCCTGACGGCGCTGCCGATCGGCGCCCCGACCCGGGTCGACCGGGCCGTCGCGCGGCGGGCCCTGCTGCTCGCCCCGATCGCGGTCCTGCCCCTCGGCGCGCTCGTGACGGCGGTGCTCCTGCTCGGCGACCTCGCCGAGCTGCCGCCGCTCGCGGTCGCGTTCGTCGCCGTCGGGGCGCTGGCCGCCGGCAGCCGCGCCCTGCACTGGGACGGCCTGTCCGACGTCGCCGACGGCCTGACCGCGTCGTACGACGCCGAGCGCTCGCTGGCCGTGATGAAGTCCGGGACGTCCGGGCCGGCCGGCGTGGTCGCGACCGTGGTCGTGCTCGGCGTCCAGGTCGCCGCGCTCGCCCCGCTCGGCACCTCCACCCGGGGCGCCCTGGTCGCCGGCGCGCTGGTCTGCCTGTCGCGCTGCGCGCTGTGGATCGTGTGCTGCTCGGTCGTGCCGCCCGCCCGGGCGGACGGGCTCGGCGTGAGCTTCGCCCGGACCGTGCCGGTGCCGGTGGCCGCGGTCGGCGGTCTGCTGCTCTCCGTCGCCGGCGGACTGGCCGTGGTCCTGCTGGTCCGCCGGGCCGTACGACGCTTCGGCGGGGTCACGGGCGACGTGTTCGGCGCCGCGATCGAGGTCGCCCTCGCCGTCACCCTGCTCGGCTGGTGCTGGGTCTAG
- a CDS encoding bifunctional adenosylcobinamide kinase/adenosylcobinamide-phosphate guanylyltransferase — protein MKVLVTGGVRSGKSRHAESLLADEDAVTYVAPGPVRDDADWQARIAAHRAHRPATWTTLETGDLATALAVDGPVLVDCLGTWLTRLVDDAGLWEAPSDEVTAYVEERTAVAVAALAGAIGPVVLVTNEVGLGVVPEHRSGRLFRDLLGTVNQRVGAACDEVHLVVAGRVLRL, from the coding sequence GTGAAGGTCCTGGTCACCGGCGGCGTGCGGTCCGGCAAGTCGCGGCACGCGGAGTCGCTGCTGGCGGATGAGGACGCGGTCACCTACGTCGCACCCGGGCCGGTCCGCGACGACGCCGACTGGCAGGCGCGGATCGCGGCCCACCGGGCGCACCGGCCGGCCACGTGGACGACCCTGGAGACGGGCGACCTCGCGACGGCGCTGGCCGTCGACGGGCCGGTGCTGGTCGACTGCCTCGGCACCTGGCTGACCAGGCTCGTCGACGACGCCGGCCTCTGGGAGGCGCCGAGCGACGAGGTGACGGCGTACGTCGAAGAGCGCACCGCCGTCGCCGTCGCCGCGCTCGCCGGTGCGATCGGACCGGTGGTGCTGGTGACCAACGAGGTCGGGCTGGGCGTGGTGCCCGAGCACCGGTCGGGACGGCTGTTCCGGGACCTGCTCGGCACCGTCAACCAGCGCGTCGGCGCGGCCTGCGACGAGGTGCACCTCGTGGTCGCCGGCCGCGTGCTGAGGCTCTAG
- a CDS encoding NUDIX hydrolase gives MLSASWAACDRGHAHWGQRGAAGLLLADRGRVLLQLRARWAHQGGTWSIPGGAREAGESYADAALREAHEELGVDAAAVALRGSYVATCGGWVYETLLGVPLTGLVLEDRSESDAHRWVPVDEVAGLHLHPSFRAAWTDPAGTLPTFAESARM, from the coding sequence GTGTTGAGTGCGAGCTGGGCGGCCTGTGATCGCGGCCATGCGCACTGGGGGCAGCGGGGCGCGGCCGGCCTGCTGCTCGCCGACCGCGGCCGGGTGCTGCTCCAGCTCCGGGCCCGCTGGGCCCACCAGGGCGGGACCTGGTCGATCCCGGGCGGCGCGCGCGAGGCCGGCGAGTCGTACGCCGACGCCGCCCTCCGCGAGGCGCACGAGGAGCTCGGTGTCGACGCCGCGGCGGTCGCGCTGCGCGGCTCGTACGTCGCCACCTGCGGCGGCTGGGTCTACGAGACCCTGCTCGGCGTCCCGCTCACCGGGCTGGTCCTCGAGGACCGCTCCGAGAGCGACGCGCACCGCTGGGTCCCCGTCGACGAGGTCGCGGGCCTGCACCTGCACCCGTCCTTCCGCGCGGCCTGGACCGACCCCGCCGGCACCCTCCCCACCTTCGCCGAGTCCGCGCGAATGTAG
- a CDS encoding multidrug efflux SMR transporter, whose amino-acid sequence MPWLVLVLSGVLEAVWATALGRSAGLTRLGPTVVFGVTVVASMVGLAYAMRSLPTGTAYAVWVGVGASLTVVYAMVTGDEPVSLVKVLLILGLVSCIVGLKLAH is encoded by the coding sequence GTGCCCTGGCTCGTGCTCGTCCTCTCCGGTGTCCTGGAGGCCGTCTGGGCGACGGCTCTCGGCCGTTCCGCCGGCCTGACCCGGCTCGGCCCCACCGTGGTCTTCGGCGTCACCGTCGTGGCCAGCATGGTGGGCCTCGCCTACGCCATGCGCAGCCTCCCGACCGGGACGGCGTACGCCGTCTGGGTCGGCGTCGGCGCCTCCCTGACCGTCGTCTACGCGATGGTCACCGGCGACGAGCCGGTCAGCCTGGTCAAGGTGCTGCTGATCCTGGGGCTGGTCTCCTGCATCGTGGGCCTCAAGCTGGCCCACTGA
- a CDS encoding protein adenylyltransferase SelO, which translates to MTVAPLPTVVLDARFARELPELALAWQAEATPEPRLLVLNEPLAAELGLDAAALRTPAGLGLLTGTRPPEGATPVAQVYAGHQFGGYSPRLGDGRALLLGELVTPTGELRDLHLKGSGRTPLARGGDGLAAVGPMLREYVVSEAMHALGIPTTRSLAVVATGRPVRRETVLPGAVLARVARSHLRVGSFQYAAATGDVDLLRRLADHAIARHHPEAAAAPAPYRALFEAVVDVQASLVAQWMLVGFVHGVMNTDNMTISGESIDYGPCAFLDAFDPATVFSSIDEQGRYAYANQPVVAEWNLARLAEALLPLLHDDQEQAVALAVESLGTFRVRYTEAWASGLRAKLGLPAGLDDAVATPLLDEISELMSGSRVDFTSFFRALGRAARGDAEPARGMVLDLAAFDAWAERWRAVGPDADAMDRVNPVYVPRNHLVEEALEAGTAGDLGPLERLLDAVTAPYDERPGLERYAAPAPAEFNAGFRTFCGT; encoded by the coding sequence ATGACCGTCGCACCCCTGCCGACCGTGGTCCTCGACGCGCGCTTCGCCCGCGAGCTGCCGGAGCTGGCGCTGGCCTGGCAGGCCGAGGCGACGCCCGAGCCGCGGCTGCTGGTGCTCAACGAGCCGCTGGCCGCCGAGCTCGGCCTCGACGCCGCCGCCCTGCGGACGCCCGCGGGCCTCGGCCTGCTGACCGGGACCCGGCCACCGGAGGGGGCGACCCCGGTCGCGCAGGTGTACGCCGGCCACCAGTTCGGCGGCTACAGCCCCCGGCTCGGTGACGGCCGAGCACTGCTCCTCGGCGAGCTGGTCACGCCGACGGGTGAGCTGCGCGACCTGCACCTGAAGGGCTCGGGCCGCACCCCGCTGGCCCGCGGCGGCGACGGGTTGGCGGCGGTCGGGCCGATGCTGCGCGAGTACGTCGTCAGCGAGGCCATGCACGCCCTCGGCATCCCCACGACCCGCTCGCTGGCGGTGGTCGCGACCGGTCGTCCGGTGCGCCGCGAGACGGTTCTCCCGGGCGCCGTCCTCGCCCGGGTCGCCCGCAGTCACCTGCGCGTGGGCAGCTTCCAGTACGCCGCTGCGACCGGCGACGTCGACCTGCTCCGGCGGCTCGCCGACCACGCGATCGCCCGCCACCACCCCGAGGCGGCCGCCGCGCCCGCGCCGTACCGTGCCCTGTTCGAGGCGGTCGTCGACGTCCAGGCGTCGCTGGTCGCGCAGTGGATGCTGGTCGGCTTCGTGCACGGCGTGATGAACACCGACAACATGACGATCTCCGGGGAGAGCATCGACTACGGGCCGTGCGCGTTCCTCGACGCCTTCGACCCGGCGACGGTCTTCAGCTCGATCGACGAGCAGGGCCGCTACGCCTACGCCAACCAGCCGGTCGTCGCCGAGTGGAACCTCGCCCGGCTCGCCGAGGCGCTCCTGCCGCTGCTGCACGACGACCAGGAGCAGGCCGTCGCGCTCGCCGTCGAGTCGCTCGGCACCTTCCGGGTCCGCTACACCGAGGCGTGGGCGAGCGGCCTGCGGGCCAAGCTCGGCCTGCCCGCGGGGCTCGACGACGCCGTCGCGACGCCGCTGCTCGACGAGATCTCCGAGCTGATGAGCGGCAGCCGGGTCGACTTCACGTCGTTCTTCCGCGCGCTCGGCCGGGCCGCCCGCGGCGACGCCGAACCGGCGCGGGGGATGGTCCTCGACCTGGCGGCGTTCGACGCCTGGGCCGAGCGCTGGCGCGCGGTCGGGCCCGACGCGGACGCGATGGACCGGGTCAACCCGGTCTACGTCCCGCGCAACCACCTCGTCGAGGAGGCGCTGGAGGCCGGCACCGCCGGCGACCTGGGACCGCTGGAGAGGCTGCTCGACGCGGTCACCGCGCCGTACGACGAGCGGCCCGGGCTGGAGCGGTACGCCGCACCCGCACCGGCCGAGTTCAACGCCGGCTTCCGGACGTTCTGCGGGACCTGA
- a CDS encoding RNB domain-containing ribonuclease, with the protein MPSNRVVRVRSSSEGGAPAAFRDGVVRLQQELGVTPDFPPEVEEAAARAARSPRLPDLDRTDLPFLTIDPEGARDLDQALHLERDGDGYVVRYAIADVAAFVEPGGPVDLEANRRGETLYGADMKVPLHPKVISEDAGSLLPDQVRPALLWTIRITGEGERTEVTVERARVRSTAQLTYDDAQRAIDGGEGPETLTLLKEVGELRLAREAARGGVSLPLPEQEVTVEGDSWSLEFRSLLPVEEWNAQISLLTGFAAASLMVYARVGLLRTLPEADPRDVKRLHREARALGIEWPAEMLYPDFIRTLDPSKPKHAAMVVACTSLLRGSGYVAFDGEVPADPQHAALASEYAHVTAPLRRLGDRYAGEICVALCAGTDVPAWVLEALHGLPKTLQDSTRRSRLYERGVLDLVEAGLLSTRVGEVFDGVVVDVRDDDPKRGILTLRDPAVEAPVRSERDLPLGTDVQARLTVADVVTRKVELVVE; encoded by the coding sequence ATGCCCAGCAACCGCGTGGTCCGGGTCCGGTCGTCGAGTGAGGGCGGGGCTCCGGCCGCGTTCCGAGACGGCGTCGTACGCCTGCAGCAGGAGCTGGGCGTGACGCCCGACTTCCCGCCGGAGGTCGAGGAGGCCGCGGCGCGCGCCGCCCGGTCGCCGCGGCTGCCCGACCTGGACCGCACCGACCTGCCCTTCCTGACCATCGATCCCGAGGGCGCGCGCGACCTCGACCAGGCGCTGCACCTGGAGCGCGACGGGGACGGGTACGTCGTGCGCTACGCGATCGCCGACGTCGCCGCGTTCGTCGAGCCCGGCGGCCCGGTCGACCTGGAGGCCAATCGGCGCGGCGAGACGCTCTACGGCGCCGACATGAAGGTGCCGCTACATCCGAAGGTGATCTCCGAGGACGCCGGCTCGCTGCTGCCCGACCAGGTGCGCCCGGCTCTGCTGTGGACGATCCGGATCACCGGCGAGGGCGAGCGCACCGAGGTCACCGTCGAGCGGGCACGGGTGCGCTCCACCGCGCAGCTGACGTACGACGACGCGCAGCGCGCCATCGACGGCGGCGAGGGCCCGGAGACGCTGACCCTGCTGAAGGAGGTCGGCGAGCTGCGGCTGGCCCGCGAGGCCGCCCGGGGCGGGGTCTCGCTGCCGCTGCCCGAGCAGGAGGTCACGGTCGAGGGGGACTCCTGGTCGCTGGAGTTCCGCTCGCTGCTGCCCGTCGAGGAGTGGAACGCCCAGATCTCGCTGCTCACCGGCTTCGCGGCGGCGTCGCTGATGGTCTACGCCCGGGTCGGACTGCTGCGCACCCTGCCGGAGGCGGACCCGCGCGACGTCAAGCGCCTGCACCGCGAGGCGCGCGCCCTGGGCATCGAGTGGCCGGCGGAGATGCTCTACCCCGACTTCATCCGCACCCTCGACCCCTCGAAGCCCAAGCACGCCGCGATGGTGGTCGCCTGCACGAGCCTGCTGCGCGGGAGCGGGTACGTCGCCTTCGACGGCGAGGTGCCCGCCGACCCCCAGCACGCCGCGCTCGCCTCCGAGTACGCCCACGTCACCGCCCCGCTGCGCCGGCTGGGCGACCGGTACGCCGGTGAGATCTGCGTCGCGCTGTGCGCCGGCACCGACGTACCTGCCTGGGTGCTCGAGGCGCTGCACGGACTGCCGAAGACGCTCCAGGACTCCACCCGCCGCTCCCGGCTGTACGAGAGGGGGGTGCTGGACCTGGTCGAGGCAGGCCTCCTCTCCACGCGGGTCGGCGAGGTCTTCGACGGCGTCGTCGTCGACGTCCGCGACGACGACCCGAAGCGCGGCATCCTCACGCTGCGCGACCCGGCCGTCGAGGCTCCGGTCCGCTCCGAGCGCGACCTGCCGCTCGGCACCGACGTGCAGGCCCGGCTCACCGTCGCCGACGTCGTGACCCGGAAGGTCGAGCTGGTCGTCGAGTGA
- the yaaA gene encoding peroxide stress protein YaaA → MLIVLPPSEGKTEPRRGKSLDLASLSFPSLTPARESVIAALVALCSGPVDVAAKILEVGSTQHDLVALDARLASAPTARADQVYAGVVYDALDVATLSTAARRRATTRLAVTSSVFGLVRPGDRIPAYRLSGGTSLPGLGPVAGLWRSELGPAFEEAVGDGLLVDLRSGMYAAFWRPPASARVATVRVLHEVGGVRKVVSHFNKATKGRIVRALLDDGANPRTPARLAEALGDLGWVVEVDGGQLDVIVSDL, encoded by the coding sequence GTGCTGATCGTCCTACCGCCCTCCGAGGGCAAGACCGAGCCGCGACGTGGGAAGTCCCTCGATCTGGCCTCCCTGTCCTTCCCCTCGCTGACCCCCGCGCGCGAGTCGGTGATCGCCGCGCTCGTGGCCCTGTGCTCGGGGCCGGTCGACGTCGCCGCCAAGATCCTCGAGGTCGGCAGCACCCAGCACGACCTGGTCGCCCTCGACGCCCGCCTCGCCTCCGCGCCGACAGCGCGGGCCGACCAGGTGTACGCCGGGGTCGTGTACGACGCCCTCGACGTCGCCACCCTCTCCACCGCCGCCCGCCGTCGCGCCACCACGCGGCTCGCCGTCACCTCCTCGGTCTTCGGACTGGTCCGACCCGGCGACCGGATCCCGGCGTACCGCCTCTCCGGTGGCACCTCGCTCCCCGGCCTCGGCCCGGTCGCCGGCCTGTGGCGCTCCGAGCTGGGCCCGGCGTTCGAGGAGGCCGTCGGCGACGGCCTGCTCGTCGACCTGCGCAGCGGCATGTACGCCGCGTTCTGGCGCCCGCCCGCGTCGGCCCGGGTCGCGACCGTGCGGGTGCTGCACGAGGTCGGCGGCGTCCGCAAGGTCGTCAGCCACTTCAACAAGGCCACCAAGGGCCGCATCGTCCGCGCCCTCCTCGATGACGGCGCCAACCCCCGCACCCCCGCCCGCCTCGCCGAGGCACTGGGCGACCTCGGCTGGGTGGTCGAGGTCGACGGCGGCCAGCTGGACGTGATCGTCAGCGATCTCTGA
- a CDS encoding HNH endonuclease signature motif containing protein — MATRKLHDCDNASALLAYVGAARQAETRAAAHQLAAAVAWAGMHATDSYDDAATIVPGAEGAATIAGEGAPLVAEFCVLEFAAALGLSSDAGRMYLGEAVELAHRLPRLYARVQALALPVWKARRIAKSTLDLPLAGAAYVDAHLHAVAHKVSIAQLDRTVEEARVRFDPGEAIARQVAAQEARHFDIESRQVSFDGCVDVHGTLDLADALDLEDAVARRARDLGALGLDAPLDVRRSIAVGDLARRQLSLDLAAADNEDRPKARQVLLHVHLSEAALAGSGSDLQLARVEETRSFVSADQVKTWCANPDTQVVVKPVIDLTGHVHVDAYETPDRLRERQVLLQHTCVFPWCHKPARRADCDHIDPAARGGPTCDCNIAPLCRRHHRGKTHTRWRYDKVDDTSFVWRSPNGLVFQRDRTGTIALA; from the coding sequence ATGGCCACTCGGAAACTCCACGACTGCGACAACGCATCCGCGTTGCTCGCCTACGTCGGTGCCGCGCGCCAAGCCGAGACCCGAGCAGCCGCCCACCAGCTGGCCGCCGCCGTGGCCTGGGCGGGGATGCACGCCACGGACTCCTACGACGACGCCGCGACGATCGTTCCGGGCGCTGAGGGCGCCGCGACGATCGCGGGCGAGGGTGCCCCGCTGGTCGCGGAGTTCTGTGTGTTGGAGTTCGCCGCGGCTCTCGGCCTCTCCTCGGACGCCGGACGGATGTATCTCGGTGAGGCGGTCGAGCTGGCGCACCGCCTTCCGCGGCTCTACGCGCGGGTCCAGGCGTTGGCGCTGCCGGTGTGGAAGGCGCGGCGGATCGCGAAGTCCACGCTCGACCTCCCGCTCGCGGGTGCCGCGTACGTCGACGCGCACCTGCATGCGGTGGCCCACAAGGTCTCGATCGCTCAGCTCGACCGCACCGTGGAAGAGGCCCGGGTCCGGTTCGACCCCGGCGAAGCCATCGCGCGCCAGGTCGCGGCCCAGGAGGCGCGGCACTTCGACATCGAGTCCCGCCAGGTCTCCTTCGACGGCTGCGTCGACGTCCACGGCACCCTCGACCTCGCCGACGCCCTCGACCTGGAGGACGCCGTCGCCCGCCGAGCCCGCGACCTCGGCGCCCTCGGCCTGGACGCGCCGCTCGATGTCCGCCGCTCGATCGCGGTGGGCGACCTGGCCCGGCGCCAGCTCTCGTTGGACCTCGCAGCTGCGGACAACGAGGACCGACCCAAGGCCCGCCAGGTCCTGCTCCATGTGCACCTCTCCGAAGCGGCGCTCGCCGGGTCCGGGAGTGACCTGCAGCTGGCGCGGGTGGAGGAGACCCGCTCGTTCGTCTCCGCCGACCAGGTCAAGACCTGGTGTGCGAACCCCGACACCCAGGTGGTCGTGAAGCCGGTCATCGACCTCACCGGCCACGTCCACGTGGATGCCTACGAGACCCCGGATCGGCTCCGCGAGCGTCAGGTCCTGCTCCAACACACCTGTGTGTTCCCCTGGTGCCACAAACCGGCCCGGCGCGCGGACTGCGATCACATCGACCCCGCCGCCCGCGGCGGACCCACGTGTGACTGCAACATCGCGCCACTGTGCCGGCGACATCACCGGGGCAAGACGCACACCCGGTGGCGCTACGACAAGGTCGACGACACCTCGTTCGTTTGGCGAAGTCCCAACGGTCTGGTCTTCCAACGCGACCGCACCGGCACCATCGCCCTCGCCTGA